In Cryptosporangium minutisporangium, the genomic stretch ACAACGCGCGCCCGATCTGCCGGTTGGTCCGCCCCAGCGCCAGCAGCTCCAGCACCTGCTGCTCCCGGGGGGTGAGGTCGGTCTCCCGGCGCTCGGCGGCGGGCCGGGCGACCGCGAGCGCGGACAGCTCGGCGAGCAGCGGCGCGGCACGGAGTTCCTGGGCGATCGTCCGGGCGGCCTCGGCCTCGCGCTGGGCACCGGCCGGATCACCGGTCGCCGCGAGCGCCGCCGCCAGCCGGGCCGTCGACCGCGCGGTCTCGTACCGGTGGCCGTACCCGAACCGGTCCACCGAGGTGCGCCACGCCTCGACCAGCTCCTCGGCGGTCGGAGACGTGATCTCGGTACCGCCCGCTCCGGTCACGCCCGTTCCGGAGCCGCCGACTCCGGCGGACCAGCGCAGCCGCGCCCACTCGGCCTCGGCGCGGGCGACCCACGACCCGCTCTCCGGCCCCAGGCTGCCCCGGCGGCTCATCACACCCTCGACCACCCGGCGGACGTCCTCGATCAGCTGCTCACCGCGGGCCACCAGCGCGGTCCGCTCGGCGTCGCCGGTGGGCGCCACCGCACCGGCCAGCACGCCGAGCATCAGCGCGTGCAGCCGGAACCGGGCGTCGAACCAACGGTTGTTCCAGAGCGTGGCCACCGTGTCGACCACGTCGTCGTGCGTGGCCAGGGCCGCGGTGACGTCGCCGAGCGTGCCGTAGGCGTCGATCAGCGCCGAGCCGCCCATGATGCCGAGCACCGCGTCGCGCTTCCACCACGCGCGATGTGCCTCGGCCCGGCGGACGACGTCCGTGGCGCCCCGCCCGGTGTGCACGGCGAGGCTCGCCATGGCCAGGCCGGCCCGGTGCAGCGGCGGCGCTTCCGGGTAGGACTCCGCGGTGCGCAGCGCCTCGTCCCAGTGCCCGGCCACGTAGTCGGCCTGCACGCACATGACCAGCGCGTCGGCACCGTAGGGCGCCCAGGGCCGACCGGCGTCCCGCGCGATCGCCGCGCCCTCGGCGAACGTCCGGCGCCCCTCCTCGAGGAGGCCGCTCTCGTACTGGAACAGCGCCAGGCTGTACACCGACCGCAGCTTCGCCGGCAGGTCGCCGGACTCGCGTGCGCGGGCCATGCTGTCGCGGAGCAGGCGTTCGGCGACGTCCGGATCGGCAGCCCGCCAGCGTTCGACCCGGCCCCGGGTGGTGACCGCGTCGGCCTCGACGTTGGGGATGCCGACCTGTACCGCGACCGCTCGAGCCTGCTCGGCGTAGGCGATCGACTCGTCCGCGTGCCGGTCGCGAGTGGACAGCGCGCGTGCGAGCGCAGCCAGCGCCCTGGCCCGCAGCGCGGTGGGCGGCTCCTCCGGGATCGCGTCCAGTGCCTGGCGGGCCAGCTGGATGACGTCGAACCCGACGTCGAGCGTGAGCGCGTGCTCGGTGAGCTCGATCAGCAGCGTGGACCGGACGTCGGGCGCGGCGTCGTCGGGCAGGCGGCGCAGCGCCTCCTCGAGCAGATGCACGGCGCGGAACGGATTTCCGGCGTGCGACGCCGCGCTCGCGGCTTTGCGTGGCAGCTCGACGGCGGTCCGGGCGTCGGAGACCGCGGGCCCCAGCTCCTGCGCCGCCTCGTACAGGCGCATCGCCTCGCCGGGTGCCGCGACCCGCATCGCCTCGTCACCGGCGCGGATCCCGGCGTCGAACGCGGTCGCCAGATCGCCGGCCTCCCGGGCGTGCCGTGCCAGGTCGGCGTCGGTGCCGCCGGGGAGCTCCTGGCGGGCGATCACCTCAGCGAACTGCGCGTGGTGGTGGCGGCGCTCACCGGGCAGCAGGTCGTCGTAGACCGCTTCGGCCAGCAGCGCGTGCCGGAACGCGTACCCGTCGGCGGGGGTGCGGTCGAGCACGTGCGCGTCGGTGGCTTCGCGGAGTGCGGTGTGCAGCCGGGCGTCGTCGAGACCCGCCACCCGGACCAAGCGGTCGTGGTCGATCTGGCGGCCCGCGACCGCTACGACCTGGAGCACGTGCCGGGTCTCCGGGGCGAGCCGCTCGAGGCGCAGCAGGAGCAGGTCGGCCAGGTCGCGCGGAACGCCGACCGACGGCGCCCGGCGGGCGGTGAGCTCGGCGAGCAGCTGCTCGGCGAAGAACGCGTTGCCCTGGGCCCGGTCGAGGACGTCGTCGAGCACCTCCGGGCCGAGGACGTCGTCGGAGCCGCCGGCCAGGCCCCGGACCAGCGCCGCGACGTCGGCGCGCTCGAGCGGCTGCAGCCCGACGCGCAGTACGCCGGGGAGCCGGCCCCACTCGAGCACGACCGTGCGGAGCGGATGCCTGCGGTGCAGGTCGTCGGAGCGGTAGGACGCCACCGGGACGACCGGTGCGCCGGGCTCGCCCGCCAGCCGGGCGAGCAGGAAGCCGAACAGATCGCGGGTGGCGCCGTCGGCCCAGTGCAGGTCTTCGACGACGAGCAGCACCCGCCGGTCGGCCGCGAGGTCGAACAGCGCGCCGAGGACCGCTTCGTAGAGGTCGGCCGGGTCGAGCCGACCCTCGGCTCCGTCGGAACCGACCAACCGCCGCTGCGGGAGCAGGCGGGTCAGCGGCGGGTAGTGCTCCCGCAGCCGGTCGACGGTCTCCGGCTCGTCCCGGGCCAGCCGCCCGAACGCCTCGCTGACCGGGAGGAAGGGAACTGCATCACCCCCGAAGCTGACGCAGTGCCCGACCAGGACCAGCGCCCCCTCCGCCGCGGCGGCCCTGGCGAACTCCCGGAGCAGCCGGGTCTTGCCGATGCCCGCTTCGCCGGACACGATCGCCGCGCCCGGCGCTCCTGGCGCCGATCCGTCGAGCAGGGCACGCAGCGTCGCCAACTCGGCATCACGGCCGACCAGCGGCGTCGGTTCCACACTCGTCATGAACGCATTGTCGCTCGCCGGTACGACAGGTTTTCCGACACCGGCGCTGACGGCCATCGCTCAGCAATCGGGTAACGACGGACGGAGTCGATGGCGGTGGAACAGCAGCGCGAAGACGCCGGCCCGGTGCCTGCCGGGACGCACGGGTTCGTCGTCGATGACCCGGGGGCGGGCGGAGGCGCTGAGGCGCTCGCGGGTGTAGTCGTACTGTGCCTTCGCGAATTCCTCGGTGAGCGAGAACATCGTGGCCTCTTCAGCTAGCAGTGTGGTGGCTTCCGATCACCACACTGCTCGGCTGAGGGGCCTCGGGGCATCGCCACCATTCCCTACTGGGGTCCGGCGGCGGGGCCTTAGGCGGGCCTGCGACGCCTTAGACCCGATCGGAATCGACCGTTTCGCCCGCCCGCGCACCGGACCACCGCCTCAAGCGCCGGCTAAGGCAGCGAGACCGGCAGCTCCAGGGCATGGAAGTGGTCGACGCCGATGAAGGACGTGATCTCCGCGATCCGGTCGTTCCGCA encodes the following:
- a CDS encoding helix-turn-helix transcriptional regulator; the encoded protein is MTSVEPTPLVGRDAELATLRALLDGSAPGAPGAAIVSGEAGIGKTRLLREFARAAAAEGALVLVGHCVSFGGDAVPFLPVSEAFGRLARDEPETVDRLREHYPPLTRLLPQRRLVGSDGAEGRLDPADLYEAVLGALFDLAADRRVLLVVEDLHWADGATRDLFGFLLARLAGEPGAPVVPVASYRSDDLHRRHPLRTVVLEWGRLPGVLRVGLQPLERADVAALVRGLAGGSDDVLGPEVLDDVLDRAQGNAFFAEQLLAELTARRAPSVGVPRDLADLLLLRLERLAPETRHVLQVVAVAGRQIDHDRLVRVAGLDDARLHTALREATDAHVLDRTPADGYAFRHALLAEAVYDDLLPGERRHHHAQFAEVIARQELPGGTDADLARHAREAGDLATAFDAGIRAGDEAMRVAAPGEAMRLYEAAQELGPAVSDARTAVELPRKAASAASHAGNPFRAVHLLEEALRRLPDDAAPDVRSTLLIELTEHALTLDVGFDVIQLARQALDAIPEEPPTALRARALAALARALSTRDRHADESIAYAEQARAVAVQVGIPNVEADAVTTRGRVERWRAADPDVAERLLRDSMARARESGDLPAKLRSVYSLALFQYESGLLEEGRRTFAEGAAIARDAGRPWAPYGADALVMCVQADYVAGHWDEALRTAESYPEAPPLHRAGLAMASLAVHTGRGATDVVRRAEAHRAWWKRDAVLGIMGGSALIDAYGTLGDVTAALATHDDVVDTVATLWNNRWFDARFRLHALMLGVLAGAVAPTGDAERTALVARGEQLIEDVRRVVEGVMSRRGSLGPESGSWVARAEAEWARLRWSAGVGGSGTGVTGAGGTEITSPTAEELVEAWRTSVDRFGYGHRYETARSTARLAAALAATGDPAGAQREAEAARTIAQELRAAPLLAELSALAVARPAAERRETDLTPREQQVLELLALGRTNRQIGRALFISDKTVSVHVSNLMAKLGAAGRTEAAALARRAGLLGGPADGVGGLRSDVPGENKVAT